actTGGAATGAGCAATTGAATTTCATTGAGTAAATAGGAGATATCTGAGTATTTTTGTGGGAATATTCTCATAGCAGTAAAATTGACTCTTTCTATTccattataaattttttgacTTACCCTAACAACAACTTTATATTCCTTATATAAGAAATcgtaattaaataaataatctaAACTATCTTCATCCAATCCTTTTAATTCTTCAGCTTTTTTCCCTAACAAATTAAACCCTTCATCAGAAAAAGCTCTTAAAGTTATTGAACCAGAGAAATCCATAAATAAGAAATTaaatgtataattataaaatggtttgacattattttcatcacaATTCATACATGAATATACAcaattttcttcattattgaAATTCGAATTATCGTAATCACCTCCTTGAGTATTATCTTGTCCActtgataataatttttttttacatttagtACAAGCAGGGTAATAAAATCTATGttcattttctttacttTTCCAATATATTCGTTTAATTCTACCTACTAATGTATATGTTCCAGATATTTTTGTCAATACATCATTAACATCACTTAATGCATAATGTTTATCGGGTGTTTGGATAACATCATtagataaaatatttttcatattagtAAATTGTTCGTattttccattattattataccatTCTGAAATACCTAaacatttttcttttaattcatcatttaaattttctaCTTTTTCGATAGAACTAGTTACACCAAATGTTCCATTTTTCATATCATTCCAATTTCGAATActtatatttgtaaatatgtatatttcattttcttttaaatccTTTTCTATTAAATTTACATTACTGTCCCAAAAAGATATTTCAAATGAATGTTTTGTATCATcaacaattattatattttgtttaattatatcattTCCTTGTTTTGTTTTCAAATTATTTGGTGGGCATATATGTTTAACTATACCAATTAAATCGGCTGTAAATGGTGTTTCTTTTGTGgctatttttatatctctTAAATTTACAAgtgatatatttttctgaATTTTGATTTCCCCATCATCTTTTACTTCATGAATTTCACTATCTTCATTAAATGTTAATTCGTATTTATGTTTTACAGTATTATATTTTGGATTTGCAATCGAAACTCTTCCtttggaaaaaatataaactttttttaactctatattattaaaccATTTATCTGCTGAGCTTCCCCAAAATTTGCATGAAATCGAATCACCATGTACATCAGTTATGTCTATGCTAAAAAAACTGTTGTTGTTCTTAAATGTAGAGAGTTTTGATTTGTTAACTACTTTTGCTTTTATGATCCATTTGCTAACATATGTTGTTATTTGGCTAATACGAAAAAGGAGGCTGTATAAGGAAAGAGGGATGGGATTATGTATGAATATTAGGGGAAAAATattgattaaaaaaattgtataatgTAAGAAAATGCATAATATTAGTATGATAGTTTATATACACACATTCCATTATTATACATGTTGCatattatgttttaaaaatagaaTAGTGCCTTtctttgttttattttcgCATTCTTTGGGGAAcacacataaatatatgtatatatagtgtCACAACATAAATGCATATTATTAATCTTTCAatgtttttcttttataagcTTACTCGTTTTCACTCATTTTGAATCTTACATcaaataaatgttttttttgtttttaataattctgGGCGTTTTcgatttttaaaaattaagagCCAGtattatacatttattaagcgaaataattcttttaaaatccaaatataaatgtgtgtaatattatattagtattttatgttctaatatatttattgaaaataatatacgtaaaaggaaaaataaataacgaaataaattaaaaaaaaggaaagtaataaataaaaaaaaaatacgtaAAAATATGAAGAGTGTACATATATGATTAGCGTGGAGAAAAAGGGAATAACAAAAtagcataaatatattgaggattgttttataattttttgaaaaggTATAACAGAAAAATACGTATACATATAATTGCTTATAAGagtaatatgtatataattatatatatataagggtgaaaaaattaataaataaatagtaaaatttaatgaataaat
The Plasmodium yoelii strain 17X genome assembly, chromosome: 4 genome window above contains:
- a CDS encoding replication protein A1, small fragment, which encodes MSENDLLFRISQITTYVSKWIIKAKVVNKSKLSTFKNNNSFFSIDITDVHGDSISCKFWGSSADKWFNNIELKKVYIFSKGRVSIANPKYNTVKHKYELTFNEDSEIHEVKDDGEIKIQKNISLVNLRDIKIATKETPFTADLIGIVKHICPPNNLKTKQGNDIIKQNIIIVDDTKHSFEISFWDSNVNLIEKDLKENEIYIFTNISIRNWNDMKNGTFGVTSSIEKVENLNDELKEKCLGISEWYNNNGKYEQFTNMKNILSNDVIQTPDKHYALSDVNDVLTKISGTYTLVGRIKRIYWKSKENEHRFYYPACTKCKKKLLSSGQDNTQGGDYDNSNFNNEENCVYSCMNCDENNVKPFYNYTFNFLFMDFSGSITLRAFSDEGFNLLGKKAEELKGLDEDSLDYLFNYDFLYKEYKVVVRVSQKIYNGIERVNFTAMRIFPQKYSDISYLLNEIQLLIPSDNNTTKNNKRSLNDNSYDAKKQKI